In Paenibacillus sonchi, the genomic stretch ATCGCGAAAAGACTGTCCGAAAAGATACCTCCGCCTACCGGTTAAACGACAGCGATATTCATACATTGACCCATACGATGATGAAGAAATTGAGGGAGGACAACCGGTTGGGTTAATCTACGCTCATGGCATTATCTTAAGAAGAGACCAAACGCAGAGCCGGATCCGGATAGGATTCGGCTAATTGGTATATTTGTTGAGTTCAGAGTTGTATCCAAATTGTAACTTATGGGAATGTTGGTCAAACTGCAGGTTGAACGAAGAAATATCTGATAAAATATTGAAGGTGCCAGGACGTTAATACATATTGTGATTAGGGAGACTAGCGAAGAGAATGAACCCAAAAAAGATTTTATTAATTGAAGACGAAGACTCTATACGTGATTTGCTTGCGTATATCCTTCGCAAAGAAGGATATGTAACCAAAGAAGCGGCTACAGGAACACAGGGGCTGGAGATTCTTCAGAATTTTAAACCGGATATGCTTCTGCTGGACCTGATGTTGCCGGACATGAGCGGCTTTGATATTTGTAAACAAGTTTCTTTGAATTCCGCGATCCCGGTTATCATGATTACAGCAAAGTCTGATACCATGGATAAAATTCTGGGCATGGAAATTGGAGCCGATGATTATATTACCAAACCATTTGATAGTAGAGAAGTGATAGCCCGGATAAGGGCGATTTTTCGCAGAATTGAATTAATTGAAGGTGCATTGGAGAACGACACCAGTGAAATCATCCATTTGGAGTCAGAGGTGCTGATTCACAGAGGGAGAAGAGAAGTACTGAAACGCGGGATAAAAGTCGGGCTCACTAATAAGGAGTATGATCTTTTGTTATTTTTTGCAGAGCATAAGGATAGAGTATTTAGCAGATTCGACCTTTTAGATAAGGTGTGGGGCTTTGATTTTGCAGGAGATACCAGGACGGTGGATATTCACGTGCAAAGAATCCGTAAAAAGTTGGATGAGGAGCACAACTTGTCCATGATAGAGACGGTATTCGGGATCGGATACAAGCTGGTATCGAGGTGAAAAATGAAATTTCCAATTCAATTTAAACTGGTGGTTGTTTTTTCAATTATTATTTTTGTAGGTCTTTCAGCAATGCTGTTTGTGTCCTACAGAGTTACGGAACAAAATATGTACCGGATTATTAATGAGGATATGATTAATACGAAAACAAATTT encodes the following:
- a CDS encoding response regulator transcription factor yields the protein MNPKKILLIEDEDSIRDLLAYILRKEGYVTKEAATGTQGLEILQNFKPDMLLLDLMLPDMSGFDICKQVSLNSAIPVIMITAKSDTMDKILGMEIGADDYITKPFDSREVIARIRAIFRRIELIEGALENDTSEIIHLESEVLIHRGRREVLKRGIKVGLTNKEYDLLLFFAEHKDRVFSRFDLLDKVWGFDFAGDTRTVDIHVQRIRKKLDEEHNLSMIETVFGIGYKLVSR